Proteins from a genomic interval of Tenacibaculum sp. SZ-18:
- a CDS encoding zinc ribbon domain-containing protein, protein MAKKEVTVEQKLRALYDLQLIDSRIDEIRSVRGELPLEVEDLEDDVAGLNTRLSNLAQDIDNLNTDISNKKLAIEESKTLIKKYTEQQKNVRNNREFDSLTKEVEYQELEIQLAEKRIKEFKAKISQKKQVVDSTKEKLTLQEGHLNAKKSELDAILKETEKEEKLLIQKSEEFSNSIDAHLLTAYKRIRNKVKNGLAVVSIERGAAGGSFFTIPPQVQLEIANRKKITIDEHSGRILVDAALAAEEKQKIENLIS, encoded by the coding sequence ATGGCAAAAAAAGAAGTAACGGTAGAACAAAAATTAAGAGCGCTATACGACTTACAATTAATTGACTCTAGAATTGATGAAATTAGAAGCGTTCGTGGTGAATTACCTTTAGAAGTAGAAGATTTAGAAGATGATGTTGCCGGATTAAATACAAGACTATCGAACTTAGCTCAAGATATTGACAATTTAAATACTGATATTAGTAACAAAAAATTGGCTATTGAAGAATCAAAAACTTTAATTAAGAAATATACAGAGCAACAAAAAAATGTACGTAACAATCGTGAATTCGATTCTTTAACTAAAGAAGTTGAATATCAAGAATTAGAAATTCAATTAGCAGAAAAAAGAATTAAAGAATTTAAAGCCAAGATTTCGCAAAAAAAACAAGTTGTAGATTCAACAAAAGAAAAGTTAACCTTACAAGAAGGGCACTTAAACGCGAAGAAGTCTGAATTAGATGCAATCCTTAAGGAAACTGAGAAAGAAGAAAAGTTATTAATCCAGAAGTCAGAAGAATTTTCTAATTCAATTGATGCGCACTTATTAACTGCATATAAAAGGATTCGTAACAAAGTTAAAAACGGTTTAGCTGTTGTATCTATTGAACGAGGAGCTGCTGGAGGATCTTTCTTTACTATTCCACCACAGGTTCAATTAGAAATTGCAAACAGAAAGAAAATTACTATCGATGAGCACAGTGGGCGTATTTTAGTGGATGCTGCTCTTGCTGCTGAGGAGAAACAAAAAATTGAAAACTTAATCTCATAA
- a CDS encoding Nif3-like dinuclear metal center hexameric protein: MIIREITNYIEKIAPLSFAEDFDNVGLLVGNYNSEVSGVLVTLDTLEETVDEAIANNCNLIVSFHPIIFGGLKKLNGNSYVERVVLKAIKNNIAIYATHTALDNSKVGVSAKMCEVLNLRNNKILIPKKGIIKKLTTYVPFGDADYLRNKLFEAGAGSIGNYDNCSFNVEGKGSYRGNEHSNPTVGKKGELQYEEETCITVTFESYLESKILSTLFKYHQYEEVAYEVITLNNKHQNVGMGMIGELENPMNENEFLEFVKSTFKTDCVRHSKRLGKSIKKVAVLGGAGSFAISNAIREKADAYISADFKYHEFFKAENCILLADVGHYESEQFTKNLLVDYLTKKFTNFAIRLSEKSTNPIHYI, encoded by the coding sequence ATGATAATTAGAGAAATAACAAATTATATAGAAAAAATTGCTCCACTTTCCTTTGCTGAAGATTTCGATAATGTTGGACTACTTGTTGGAAATTACAATTCAGAAGTATCAGGAGTCCTTGTTACTTTAGATACATTAGAAGAAACTGTTGATGAAGCAATAGCCAATAACTGTAACTTAATTGTAAGTTTCCATCCCATAATTTTTGGAGGTTTAAAAAAGTTAAATGGAAACAGTTATGTAGAAAGAGTTGTTTTAAAAGCAATTAAAAATAACATTGCTATTTATGCGACGCACACGGCTTTAGATAATTCAAAAGTTGGTGTTTCTGCGAAAATGTGTGAAGTATTGAATCTTCGAAACAATAAAATATTAATTCCTAAAAAAGGAATTATTAAAAAACTCACAACCTATGTTCCTTTCGGTGATGCTGATTATTTGAGAAATAAACTTTTCGAAGCTGGTGCGGGATCTATCGGTAATTATGACAACTGTTCTTTCAATGTAGAAGGGAAGGGTAGTTATAGAGGAAACGAACATTCCAATCCAACTGTTGGCAAGAAAGGTGAACTGCAATATGAAGAAGAAACTTGTATTACAGTTACTTTTGAAAGTTATCTTGAAAGTAAAATTTTAAGTACACTTTTCAAATATCATCAATATGAAGAAGTTGCATATGAAGTTATAACTTTAAACAATAAACATCAAAATGTTGGTATGGGAATGATAGGTGAGTTAGAAAATCCTATGAACGAAAATGAATTCTTAGAGTTTGTAAAATCTACCTTTAAAACAGACTGTGTTCGTCATTCAAAACGACTAGGGAAATCAATCAAAAAAGTTGCAGTATTAGGGGGTGCAGGCAGTTTTGCTATTTCAAACGCAATACGAGAAAAAGCGGATGCTTATATTAGTGCTGACTTTAAATATCACGAATTTTTTAAGGCGGAAAATTGTATTTTATTGGCCGATGTTGGACATTATGAAAGTGAACAGTTTACAAAAAACCTTTTAGTTGACTATCTTACAAAAAAATTCACTAATTTTGCGATTCGTTTAAGCGAAAAGAGTACAAATCCAATACATTATATTTAA
- a CDS encoding YihY/virulence factor BrkB family protein — MSEEIEQSLEKIPVINWLVKFGKQIKIPRLEGLSLYDVVEMYVIGIVKGALTTRAGGIAFSFFMAIFPFLLFILTLIPYLPIEGFQDGLFDLIREALPPKTFDAVNGVIRDILNNQYGGLLSFGFIASIFLMTNGVNAIFGGFEYSYHVKEFRNVFRTYVVSLGVSLLMSFFLIITVSIIILYQIALSKIDDIGWFDTGEMNLFYLGRGLLFLIMIYTIVSILFRYGTKQGKQIKFFSAGALLTTVVSLFTFYLFGIYVVKFAKYNQLYGSIGTLLILMLFIWLNAIILLLGFELNASIYQLKRRNKTS; from the coding sequence ATGTCAGAAGAAATAGAACAAAGTCTAGAAAAAATACCTGTAATAAACTGGTTAGTTAAATTTGGAAAACAAATTAAAATTCCACGTCTCGAGGGACTTTCGCTTTATGATGTAGTTGAAATGTATGTTATAGGTATCGTTAAAGGAGCATTAACTACTCGCGCAGGAGGAATTGCATTTAGTTTTTTCATGGCGATTTTTCCATTTTTACTATTTATACTTACACTTATCCCATATTTACCAATTGAAGGATTTCAAGATGGTTTATTCGACTTAATTAGAGAAGCTTTACCACCAAAAACATTCGATGCTGTAAACGGCGTTATTCGAGATATTTTAAATAATCAGTATGGAGGTTTACTATCTTTTGGTTTTATAGCTTCTATCTTTTTAATGACTAATGGAGTGAATGCAATTTTTGGAGGATTTGAATATTCATATCACGTTAAAGAATTTAGAAACGTATTTAGAACATATGTGGTTTCTTTAGGTGTGTCGTTATTAATGTCATTTTTTTTAATTATTACAGTTTCAATAATTATTTTGTACCAAATCGCATTATCAAAAATAGATGATATTGGTTGGTTCGATACGGGAGAAATGAACTTATTTTACCTCGGTAGGGGATTATTATTTTTGATAATGATTTACACAATTGTCTCAATATTGTTTCGATATGGTACAAAACAAGGAAAACAAATTAAATTCTTTTCTGCTGGGGCTTTATTAACCACGGTTGTTTCGTTGTTTACGTTTTATCTTTTTGGAATCTACGTTGTAAAATTTGCTAAGTACAATCAGTTGTATGGTTCTATCGGAACTTTATTAATTTTAATGTTATTCATTTGGTTAAATGCAATTATTCTATTACTTGGTTTTGAATTAAATGCATCTATCTATCAGTTAAAACGTAGAAATAAAACTTCATAA
- the folE gene encoding GTP cyclohydrolase I FolE, which translates to MIDDRIDEIGENHIGTSANTPLRADAFDISDEEKIAKIEESVKDILETLGMDLTDDSLYGTPRRVAKAYVNELFMGLNPKNKPKASTFDNNYNYGEMLVEKNIVVYSTCEHHLLPIVGRAHVAYISNGKVIGLSKMNRLVEYYAKRPQVQERLTMQVVQAMQEALGTDDVACVIDAKHLCVNSRGIKDIESSTVTAEFGGKFKEKETKREFLDYIKLGTSFD; encoded by the coding sequence ATGATAGACGATAGAATAGACGAAATTGGTGAAAACCACATCGGAACATCGGCAAATACACCATTAAGGGCTGATGCTTTTGATATTTCGGACGAAGAAAAGATTGCAAAAATCGAAGAAAGCGTTAAAGATATCCTTGAAACTTTGGGTATGGATTTAACGGACGATAGTTTGTATGGTACTCCAAGAAGAGTTGCAAAAGCGTATGTGAATGAATTATTTATGGGATTAAATCCTAAAAATAAACCGAAGGCATCTACTTTTGATAATAATTATAATTATGGTGAGATGTTGGTAGAAAAAAATATTGTTGTTTATTCGACCTGCGAGCATCACTTGTTACCAATTGTTGGTAGAGCACATGTTGCATACATCTCAAATGGTAAAGTAATTGGTTTATCAAAAATGAATCGATTAGTAGAGTATTATGCAAAAAGACCTCAAGTACAAGAGCGTTTAACAATGCAAGTTGTGCAAGCCATGCAAGAAGCATTAGGAACAGATGATGTAGCTTGTGTGATTGATGCGAAACATTTATGTGTAAACTCTAGAGGAATTAAAGATATAGAAAGTTCAACTGTTACAGCTGAATTTGGCGGTAAGTTCAAAGAGAAAGAGACTAAAAGAGAGTTTTTAGATTATATAAAATTGGGCACATCCTTCGATTAA
- a CDS encoding pentapeptide repeat-containing protein, with amino-acid sequence MNDYFDNETYTKVSFTSEKLSRTDFDSCTFKNCDFSELHINGSDFLECEFIDCNFSNARLKDSSFKDVHFFNCKLLGVKFYEVDSFLLKMNFTACQLDYASFYQLKIQNFKFIDCSIKEVDFSEADLQFSFFDNCDLTSAIFEETDLRCANFKTSRNFSIDLETNKVEKAVFSTHNLINLLKKYKIRIEE; translated from the coding sequence ATGAACGATTACTTCGATAATGAAACCTATACCAAAGTCAGTTTTACTAGTGAAAAACTTAGTAGAACTGATTTTGATTCTTGTACCTTTAAGAATTGTGATTTTTCGGAGTTACATATAAACGGTTCTGACTTTTTAGAATGTGAGTTTATTGATTGTAATTTCAGTAACGCGAGACTCAAAGATTCTAGTTTTAAGGATGTGCATTTTTTTAATTGTAAATTATTAGGAGTCAAGTTTTATGAAGTAGATTCGTTTTTATTAAAAATGAATTTTACAGCATGTCAGCTTGATTATGCATCATTTTATCAGTTAAAAATCCAGAATTTTAAGTTTATCGATTGTAGTATTAAAGAGGTTGATTTTTCTGAGGCAGATTTACAATTTTCATTTTTTGATAATTGCGATTTGACTTCTGCTATTTTTGAAGAAACTGATTTGCGCTGCGCAAATTTTAAAACTTCACGTAACTTTTCCATAGATTTAGAAACGAATAAAGTTGAAAAAGCAGTTTTCTCAACACATAACTTGATAAATTTATTGAAGAAGTATAAAATCAGGATAGAGGAATAG
- a CDS encoding FAD-dependent oxidoreductase, whose translation MKTEYDIIIIGGGAMGLATAAELANTNKKVLVLEQFGFFNDKGSSAGLSRQFRVQYAQEYMSELALESIPYWDKLQKTTDEQLIDKVGSLWFGDPNISSQEGGIQAAMNVMDKLHIPYTPLNAKQIEAQYPFKDLPEDYNGFLQKDGGIIDLKATLKALFNIANDAGNIDLIEFAPVTNIQSLNTGIINVETSEHLYTTEKLVITPGAFVNDILKHFGLSVNVDIWEMSSAYYKKTKDITLPTWFVFQEPQNTNLFYGFPEENWANPGYIRVAPDIPDRILKDPSDRTGIPSEESSALNSAWVRDHMIGLDDNPEFTSTCLITLNNNNKELMLDTLPNWVHNHKNIIVYTGGWAAKFIPLLGKILSDLAVKGKTKFDISHFKIQWPVVRGEISNRFVTKEAKRQRLDVAIVGAGASGLYSGYRLLNGTNKKGEKLDLDVAIFEMSDRIGGRLESVKLPGINVVGELGGMRYMTEQKIVTALIEDVFSTQYGLNPIDFPMGDANHHLYYLRKQRFFANRFSQSQITGEKFKTRYFVQERFEGMSSDDIFTEIISEVLEADGYSLKQIQENPNPREEWNRVKQDLVYQFDGPYKGIKVYKIGFWNLLKDRSSQECYEFLSQAGGYYSNTINWNAAEAFPYMVGDFASDSVKYKTIEGGYDQILTCLGDDFIQQGGTIYTKNKLKTFKKNKDISSEYKYILTFYNLKKEEYYEVEAKDMILGMPKRSLELLDQDNFFFNPEKNHKLHNNLNSVIPEPSVKILLGFEEPWWEASLGAMAGESITDLPMRQCYYFGVDPVNSHSLFLASYNDMRTVTFWQALEAGEKFQTRETKLVRAKNSIYADYEHASKMMVGEVMNQVRELHGPNVEVPPPYTSAYKDWTKDPYGGGYHAWKNEYKVWDVMPYIRQPFEEERIFIAGEAYSDQQGWVEGAFCVTEHIMREKYALECPSWLDDDYYLGW comes from the coding sequence ATGAAAACTGAATATGATATTATTATCATTGGTGGTGGTGCCATGGGATTAGCAACTGCTGCGGAATTAGCAAATACCAATAAAAAGGTACTTGTTCTAGAGCAATTTGGATTTTTTAATGATAAAGGAAGTTCTGCAGGACTTTCACGTCAATTTAGAGTTCAATATGCACAAGAATATATGTCAGAACTTGCCTTAGAATCAATTCCTTATTGGGATAAGCTTCAAAAAACAACTGACGAACAACTAATTGATAAAGTGGGTTCATTATGGTTTGGTGATCCAAATATTAGCTCACAAGAAGGAGGAATTCAAGCTGCAATGAATGTTATGGACAAACTTCATATTCCATACACTCCACTTAACGCTAAACAAATTGAAGCACAATATCCTTTTAAAGACTTACCTGAAGATTATAATGGATTCCTTCAAAAAGACGGTGGAATAATTGATCTAAAGGCAACTTTAAAAGCTTTATTCAATATTGCTAATGATGCCGGAAATATAGATTTAATAGAGTTTGCTCCTGTTACAAATATTCAATCTTTAAACACAGGAATAATCAATGTAGAAACCTCTGAACATCTTTACACGACAGAAAAATTAGTTATTACTCCTGGAGCATTTGTAAACGATATTCTAAAACATTTTGGATTATCGGTAAATGTCGATATCTGGGAAATGTCATCTGCCTATTACAAGAAAACAAAAGACATTACTTTACCAACTTGGTTTGTATTCCAAGAACCACAAAACACCAATTTATTCTACGGTTTCCCAGAGGAGAATTGGGCAAATCCAGGATATATTCGCGTAGCTCCAGATATACCAGATCGTATTCTTAAAGATCCTTCAGATAGAACCGGAATTCCAAGTGAAGAAAGTTCTGCGCTAAACTCAGCTTGGGTTAGAGATCATATGATTGGCTTGGATGATAATCCAGAATTCACCTCTACTTGTTTAATCACTTTAAACAATAACAATAAGGAGTTAATGTTAGATACACTGCCTAATTGGGTTCATAATCATAAAAATATTATTGTATATACTGGTGGTTGGGCCGCTAAATTCATTCCTTTATTAGGAAAAATTCTCTCTGACCTAGCTGTTAAAGGAAAAACAAAGTTTGATATTTCACATTTTAAAATTCAATGGCCAGTTGTACGAGGTGAAATTAGTAATCGATTTGTAACTAAAGAAGCAAAAAGACAGCGATTAGATGTTGCTATTGTTGGAGCTGGAGCATCAGGTTTATACTCTGGATATAGATTATTAAACGGAACTAATAAAAAAGGAGAAAAACTGGATTTAGATGTAGCTATTTTCGAAATGAGTGATCGCATTGGAGGAAGATTAGAATCTGTAAAACTTCCAGGAATAAATGTAGTTGGAGAACTTGGGGGAATGCGATATATGACGGAACAGAAAATTGTAACCGCATTAATTGAAGATGTATTCTCTACTCAATATGGATTAAATCCAATCGACTTTCCAATGGGTGATGCTAATCATCATTTATATTATTTAAGAAAACAACGCTTCTTTGCAAATAGATTTTCTCAGTCTCAAATAACTGGTGAGAAGTTTAAGACAAGATATTTTGTTCAAGAACGATTTGAAGGAATGAGTTCTGACGATATTTTCACAGAAATTATTAGTGAAGTTTTAGAAGCTGATGGATATTCTTTAAAACAAATTCAAGAAAACCCAAATCCACGAGAAGAATGGAATCGTGTTAAACAAGACTTAGTATATCAATTTGATGGACCTTATAAGGGAATTAAGGTTTATAAAATTGGTTTCTGGAACTTATTAAAAGATCGATCTTCTCAAGAATGCTATGAATTCTTATCACAAGCTGGTGGATACTATTCAAACACAATCAACTGGAATGCAGCAGAGGCATTTCCTTATATGGTTGGAGATTTTGCAAGTGACTCTGTAAAATACAAAACTATCGAAGGTGGATATGATCAAATACTGACTTGTTTAGGAGATGATTTTATTCAACAAGGTGGTACAATTTACACAAAGAATAAACTGAAAACATTCAAAAAAAATAAAGACATTTCGAGTGAATATAAATACATTCTAACTTTTTATAATTTAAAAAAAGAAGAATATTATGAAGTTGAAGCAAAAGACATGATTCTAGGAATGCCAAAACGATCTTTAGAACTACTAGATCAGGACAATTTCTTCTTCAATCCAGAAAAAAACCATAAACTACATAATAACCTAAATTCTGTTATTCCAGAACCATCGGTAAAAATATTGCTTGGTTTTGAAGAACCTTGGTGGGAAGCTAGCTTAGGCGCAATGGCAGGAGAATCTATTACAGATTTACCAATGCGACAATGTTACTATTTCGGAGTTGATCCCGTGAATTCTCACTCTTTATTTTTAGCTAGTTATAACGACATGAGAACAGTAACTTTCTGGCAAGCATTAGAAGCTGGAGAGAAATTCCAAACTCGAGAAACCAAATTAGTACGAGCAAAAAATAGTATTTACGCAGACTACGAACACGCTAGTAAAATGATGGTTGGGGAGGTCATGAATCAAGTACGAGAATTACATGGTCCAAATGTTGAAGTTCCACCACCATACACCTCTGCTTATAAAGACTGGACCAAAGATCCTTACGGAGGTGGATATCATGCCTGGAAAAACGAATATAAAGTTTGGGATGTAATGCCATACATTCGACAACCTTTCGAAGAGGAACGAATTTTTATTGCCGGCGAAGCATATTCAGATCAACAAGGTTGGGTTGAAGGAGCGTTCTGTGTAACTGAACATATTATGAGAGAAAAATACGCATTAGAATGTCCAAGTTGGCTTGATGATGATTATTACCTAGGATGGTAA
- the hisS gene encoding histidine--tRNA ligase produces MKPGIPKGTRDFSSIQVARRNFIFSTIKHSFELFGFQPIETPSFENSSTLMGKYGEEGDRLIFKILNSGPYLSKVSDEVLAEKDSGKLTKQISEKALRYDLTVPFARYVVQHQNEITFPFKRYQIQPVWRADKPQKGRYREFYQCDADVVGSQSLWQEVEFVQLYDAVFSKLKIQGTTIKINNRKILSGIAEVIGAKDKLIDFTVALDKLDKIGKDGVVAEMISKGISEEAIKKVQPLFDFTGSNDDKLNSLAEMLVASEEGTKGVEELRFVIKNIKGLGLQTASLDLDVTLARGLNYYTGAIFEVSAPKEVKIGSIGGGGRYDDLTGIFGLKDVSGVGISFGLDRIYLVMEELGLFNEVELPKPKVLFLNFDENESLAKIKAINELRANGVKAELYPDVATTNNQQKKQWKYVDKRGIEFVITTVEDEQFKLKNTQTREEKLLKIKEIIKIVQ; encoded by the coding sequence ATGAAACCAGGAATTCCTAAAGGAACCAGAGACTTTTCATCTATTCAAGTAGCAAGAAGAAACTTTATATTCAGTACAATAAAGCATTCTTTTGAATTGTTCGGTTTCCAGCCTATTGAAACACCAAGTTTTGAGAACTCTTCAACTTTGATGGGTAAATATGGAGAGGAGGGAGATCGATTAATTTTTAAGATTTTAAATTCAGGTCCTTATTTATCAAAAGTGAGTGATGAGGTTTTAGCGGAAAAGGATAGTGGTAAGTTAACGAAACAAATTTCAGAAAAAGCTTTACGTTACGATTTAACAGTTCCATTTGCTCGTTATGTAGTACAACACCAAAATGAAATTACATTTCCGTTTAAACGTTATCAAATTCAACCAGTATGGAGGGCAGATAAGCCGCAAAAAGGTAGGTATAGAGAATTTTATCAGTGTGATGCAGATGTAGTAGGAAGTCAGTCTTTATGGCAAGAGGTTGAGTTTGTACAACTATACGATGCAGTTTTTAGTAAGTTAAAAATTCAAGGAACGACCATTAAAATCAACAATCGAAAAATCTTGTCGGGAATTGCGGAGGTGATTGGTGCTAAGGATAAACTAATCGATTTTACGGTTGCCTTAGATAAGTTAGATAAAATTGGAAAAGATGGAGTTGTCGCTGAGATGATTTCGAAAGGAATCTCTGAAGAAGCAATAAAGAAAGTTCAACCGTTATTCGATTTCACTGGCAGTAATGATGATAAACTTAATTCTTTGGCAGAAATGTTAGTTGCATCAGAAGAAGGAACGAAAGGAGTTGAAGAGCTACGTTTTGTAATCAAGAATATAAAAGGTTTGGGATTACAAACAGCAAGTTTAGATCTTGATGTCACTTTGGCAAGAGGATTGAATTATTATACAGGAGCAATTTTTGAAGTTTCTGCTCCAAAAGAAGTAAAAATCGGTTCTATCGGTGGAGGTGGAAGATATGACGATCTTACAGGTATTTTTGGTTTAAAAGATGTCAGTGGTGTCGGAATTTCATTCGGTTTAGACCGAATTTACTTAGTTATGGAAGAATTAGGACTATTTAATGAAGTAGAATTACCAAAACCAAAAGTTTTATTCTTAAATTTCGATGAGAATGAGTCATTGGCTAAAATAAAAGCAATTAATGAGTTACGAGCCAATGGTGTAAAAGCTGAGTTATATCCTGATGTTGCCACAACTAATAATCAACAAAAGAAGCAGTGGAAATATGTTGACAAAAGAGGCATAGAGTTTGTTATAACTACTGTTGAAGATGAGCAATTTAAGTTAAAAAACACACAAACAAGAGAAGAAAAACTCCTTAAAATCAAGGAAATAATTAAAATAGTACAATAA
- the lpxK gene encoding tetraacyldisaccharide 4'-kinase yields MKIFRFLLYPFAIIYNVITKVRNVLFDLNMLKSTSFNIPVIAVGNLTVGGTGKTPQIEYLIRLLNSEYKLAVLSRGYKRKTEGFQLLNKSHSAEDVGDEPLQFFSKFNGINVAVDANRTNGITQLLWLVQPNVVLLDDAYQHRKVKAGFYVLLTKFDDLYCHDFLLPTGNLRESRSGAKRADIVVVTKCPNQLTDFEMKSIEKKLRLLPNQKLFFSKIEYNENLLGGEELIPLLQLNEEFILVTGIAKPTSLIKYLKERELKFRHLQFPDHHHFSEQDLSRIEASRKSLQSKNKIVLTTEKDFVRLKGKIDSLYYIEIHNSFLSNQNDFDSSIKEFIKNSK; encoded by the coding sequence ATGAAAATATTCCGCTTTTTACTATATCCTTTTGCTATTATATATAATGTAATTACAAAAGTGCGAAATGTTTTATTTGATTTAAATATGTTAAAATCAACATCTTTTAATATTCCTGTAATTGCTGTAGGAAATTTAACGGTGGGTGGAACAGGAAAAACTCCACAGATTGAATATTTAATCAGACTATTAAATTCTGAATATAAACTTGCTGTTTTGAGTAGAGGTTATAAACGTAAAACAGAAGGCTTTCAATTGCTTAATAAAAGTCATTCAGCCGAAGATGTAGGAGATGAACCTTTACAGTTTTTTTCGAAATTTAATGGAATTAATGTTGCCGTAGATGCAAATCGTACCAATGGAATAACTCAATTATTATGGTTGGTTCAACCAAATGTAGTTTTGCTAGATGATGCATATCAACATAGAAAAGTAAAGGCAGGTTTTTACGTTTTATTAACCAAGTTTGATGATTTGTATTGTCATGATTTTTTACTACCAACAGGTAATTTAAGAGAAAGTAGGAGTGGAGCAAAAAGAGCGGATATTGTTGTTGTAACAAAATGTCCAAATCAGTTAACTGATTTCGAAATGAAATCTATTGAGAAAAAACTTAGATTATTACCAAATCAGAAACTTTTTTTTTCAAAAATAGAATACAATGAAAATTTATTAGGCGGTGAGGAGTTAATTCCACTTTTACAGTTAAATGAAGAATTTATTTTAGTCACAGGAATTGCTAAACCTACGAGTTTGATAAAATATTTGAAAGAAAGAGAGTTGAAATTTAGACATTTACAGTTTCCGGATCATCACCATTTTTCAGAGCAAGATCTTTCTAGAATAGAAGCATCTCGTAAAAGTCTCCAATCAAAAAATAAAATTGTTTTAACTACTGAAAAAGATTTTGTTCGATTAAAAGGTAAAATAGATAGTTTGTATTACATTGAAATACACAATTCATTTTTATCAAATCAAAACGACTTCGATTCTTCGATAAAAGAATTTATTAAAAACTCTAAGTAA